The following is a genomic window from Hymenobacter monticola.
AGCAGCATCTCGTTGCCCTTGAAGCCGTTCACCGAAGCGGTGTTGATGATGGAGTCGCCTTCCTTGAGGTGCTTGAGCGCAGCCCGCGAGATGCGGAACATGGCAATGATGTTGAGGTTGAAGATGCTGTCGAGTTCTTCGTCCTTGATATCCTCCAGCGAGTCGTGCCAGTTTTGCTCGGCGGCGTTGTTTACCAGCACGTTCAGCCCGCCCAGCTCGGCCACGGTGCGGTCCACGATTTCCTGGCAGAAGGCGGGCGACTTTAGGTCGCCGGGCAGCAGCAGGCAGCGGCGGCCGCGGGCCTGCACCAGCTCCTGCACCTTCTCGGCGTCCTGCTGCTCGGTGGGGAAGTAGCTGATGGCCACGTCGGCCCCTTCCACGGCGAAATGCACGGCCACGGCCCGGCCGATGCCGGAGTCGCCGCCCGTGATGAGGGCCACTTTGCCCTTGAGCTTGTCGGCGCCCTTGTAGCCTTCGCGGATGAATTCGGGCTCGGGGGTCATCTTATATTCGAGGCCGGGTTTGCCGGCGCCCGCGTCCTGGCTTTGGGGCGGGAAAATGGTGGGCTTGTCAGACATGGAAATAGAAATAGGGAAAGGTTGAGCTTACCCTAACGGCCCGGCCCGGCCCGGGTTGCGACCAGCAGCGCGGAATTGGCTGCTAACCCGTTGCAGTCAAGCCCGTAAAGCCCTGTACTGCACCACCAGCTTGTTCCATGAATGCCCCTGCCAAAAATACTGCTTTCGGCGCCCTCCTCAGCGGCTTGATGCTGGTAGCCCCCACCCTCTGGGCGCAGAACCTGGACGCCATGCCCCAGCTGCAATACACCCAGGCGAGTTCGCAAATTGCCAATCTGGCCCTGGGCGAGGTGGCCCGCGGCACCGCCCGCTCCGGCACCAAAGCCGGGCGCCCGGGCAGCGCGGCTTCGTTTGCGTACACACCGTCGGCAGCGCTCAAGGCCCAAACCGTGCAGAACTACGTCGACCGGCTCAAAGCCACCAACCCCGCCGCTTCGCGGGCTGTGGCAAGCACATTGGGGCCCGGCAAGTACGACTACGGCCAGATTTACCGGGGCATCATCGACGGTACCGGCCTGGCCGACAACGACGCGGCCGCGGCCATGAGCTCGTTTATGATTATGGGCTGGATGACAACGAATAACGTGCTGGACGACAAAGCCATCACTCCTGCCATGGCCGGGGGCGTGCGGGCCCAGCTGGCTTCCCAGATGGCGGGCAACGCCCAACTGGCCGCCCCCGGCGTGGCCGCCAAGCTGGGCGAGGAAATGAAGCTGCAATGCGTGGTGGTGCAAGGCGGTTGGCAAGCTGCCGTGCGGGAACGCACCCTGCCGGCCTACCGGCAAAGCATTGCCGGCATGTTCAAAAACCAGTACGGCATGGACATGGCCCGGTTCCGGCTCACACCGCAAGGCTTTGCCCCTAAGGCCGGTGCCACCACCACCGCAGCCGCCACCCCAGCCAAAGCAGCCACGGCCCCGGCCGCTCCCAGCGGCACGGGTGCTGCGGCCGGGGCGCAGTGGTTCTTCCGCTCGGTGGGCGATGCTTACGGCAGCATCACCTTCGAGCCGGTGGCCTTGCTGGCCAATGGGCAGTACTGCGAAGTAGGCGAAAGCCCTCTGGAATCCCTCAACCCCGCCGCCGACAAAGCCAAGCGCCCCGCCGCCTGGGGCACTTGGCGCAAAAACGGCTCGGGCGTGGTACTCACCAACTATAAAAACCAGTCGAACGACTACAAGCTGGGCACGGGCAGTTGGTTTCCGGCCTACGCAGCGGGCGCCGTGCCGCTGAAGCGCGCTTACAAAAACAGCAGCGGCGGCAGTATAGGCGGTGCCACGTCGCTGGTCATTTCGAAGATTACATTCCTTGATGGCAGCCATTTCAGCGAGGGCGCGGACGGCGGCGTCGTCACCGCCAATGCGGCGGGCGGCAGCCGCCGCAGCGCCAGCGGCACCTACCGCCTGCAGGGCCACACCCTCACCCTAACCTACGCCGACGGCCGCACCGTGCGCCAGTCGTTCGCCATCGGAGCGGCCGGCACCCCGGCCCACGCCGACAATAGCATGATTTTTATTGGCGGCGACGCCTACATCGAGGATAAGTAACTTCCCTCCGCGCGGCGCCAGACTGCCACCCTAGGGGGTACCTTTGCCTTCTTGCCCATGCAGCCCGCGCCAGCCAGGCTGTTTTCCCCGTTTAGCTTCCGCCCCATGCCGCTCACCTCGCTTACTCGCCTCAACAAATTCATCAGCGAAAGCGGCCTGTGCTCGCGCCGCGAGGCCGACCGCTACATCGAGCAGGGCCTGGTATTGCTGAACGGCAAGCCCGCCCAAGTGGGTGACCAGGTGGGCCCGCGCGACCGGGTGAGCG
Proteins encoded in this region:
- a CDS encoding SDR family oxidoreductase, which codes for MSDKPTIFPPQSQDAGAGKPGLEYKMTPEPEFIREGYKGADKLKGKVALITGGDSGIGRAVAVHFAVEGADVAISYFPTEQQDAEKVQELVQARGRRCLLLPGDLKSPAFCQEIVDRTVAELGGLNVLVNNAAEQNWHDSLEDIKDEELDSIFNLNIIAMFRISRAALKHLKEGDSIINTASVNGFKGNEMLLDYTSTKGAITAFTRALSLQLVKKGIRVNSVAPGPIWTPFITGVGLLKLPLFGHDVPMGRAGQPSEVAPAYVFLASEDASYFSGQTLHPNGGSVVNA